In Erigeron canadensis isolate Cc75 chromosome 6, C_canadensis_v1, whole genome shotgun sequence, the following are encoded in one genomic region:
- the LOC122605329 gene encoding uncharacterized protein LOC122605329: MVMTRLSSSFSTGGGGGGKMKNIGSFTLHAFTGRWFMVFACLLIMSVAGATYMFALYSGDIKSALGYDQSTLNLLSTFKDLGGNVGVISGLINEISPPWVVLFLGAIMNFSGYFMIWMAVTKRIAKPPIWQMCLFICIGANSQTFANTGALVTCVKNFPESRGVVLGLLKGFVGLSGAIITQLYPGFYGHDTRSLILFIGWLPAAVSIVFLRIVRYLKVIRQENELKTFYNLLYISLGLAGFLMVIIIIQNKLQFLEVEYALTASVVVILLFAPLGIVFREEFKIWKSKQDVLNNHLHTVHISTVIPTNVVVTTPTPPPEKEVSCWKTVFSHPERGDDYTILQAIFSFDMLILFITTTFGVGGTLTAIDNLGQIGRSLGYPKTSISTFVSLVSIWNYLGRVTSGFVSEILLVKYKFPRPLMLTMVLFISCVGHLFIAFGVPNGLYVSSVIMGFCFGAQWPLIFAIISEIFGLKYYSTLYNLGGGASPLGAYILNVVVAGRLYDKEALRQLRAKGLERKEGEDLSCTGIDCYKMSFLIITFATLFACFISFILVVRTRKFYRSDIYKKFRDAAEAETARTEMVVAPTTTKEALHERKAGEEDHI; the protein is encoded by the coding sequence ATGGTTATGACTCGATTATCTTCTAGTTTTTCcaccggtggtggtggtggtggaaagATGAAAAATATTGGTAGCTTCACCTTACACGCCTTCACCGGGCGGTGGTTCATGGTATTTGCATGTCTATTAATTATGTCTGTCGCCGGGGCAACGTATATGTTTGCGTTATACTCCGGCGACATAAAGTCTGCCCTTGGATATGACCAAAGTACCCTTAACCTTCTTAGTACTTTCAAAGATTTAGGAGGCAATGTTGGGGTCATTTCCGGCTTAATAAACGAAATTTCACCACCTTGGGTCGTGCTTTTCTTAGGCGCGATTATGAACTTTTCGGGTTATTTCATGATTTGGATGGCTGTTACTAAAAGAATAGCTAAACCGCCTATTTGgcaaatgtgtttgtttatttgtaTAGGTGCAAATTCACAAACTTTTGCTAACACGGGTGCTTTAGTTACTTGTGTTAAAAACTTCCCTGAAAGCCGAGGGGTAGTTTTGGGACTTTTGAAAGGTTTTGTAGGATTAAGTGGTGCAATTATCACTCAATTGTATCCTGGTTTTTATGGACATGATACAAGATCATTGATCTTGTTTATTGGTTGGCTTCCAGCTGCTGTTTCAATTGTTTTCCTTCGAATTGTTAGGTATTTAAAGGTGATTAGACAAGAAAATGAGCTCAAGACATTTTATAACCTTTTGTATATTTCATTAGGATTAGCCGGGTTTCTTATGGTTATTATCATAATCCAAAACAAGCTTCAGTTTCTAGAGGTTGAGTACGCTTTGACCGCGTCTGTAGTCGTGATTTTGCTCTTTGCCCCCCTTGGTATTGTGTTTAGAGAAGAATTTAAGATTTGGAAAAGCAAACAAGATGTGCTTAATAATCATCTTCATACGGTCCATATATCCACGGTCATACCAACAAATGTTGTAGTAAcaacaccaacaccaccaccCGAAAAGGAAGTTTCTTGTTGGAAAACCGTGTTTTCTCACCCCGAAAGAGGGGATGATTACACTATATTACAAGCGATTTTTAGTTTCGACATGTTGATACTATTCATCACCACGACATTCGGGGTTGGGGGTACATTGACAGCCATTGACAACCTTGGTCAAATCGGGCGTTCACTTGGTTACCCGAAAACTAGTATCTCAACTTTTGTGTCACTAGTTAGTATCTGGAATTATTTGGGTCGGGTCACGTCGGGTTTTGTTTCGGAAATTTTATTGGTCAAGTACAAATTTCCACGCCCATTGATGTTAACAATGGTCCTATTTATCTCATGTGTGGGCCATCTATTTATTGCCTTTGGGGTACCCAATGGACTATATGTCTCTTCGGTCATAATGGGTTTTTGTTTTGGAGCTCAATGGCCTCTAATTTTTGCAATAATATCGGAAATCTTCGGATTGAAGTATTATTCAACTTTGTACAATCTAGGAGGTGGGGCAAGCCCACTGGGGGCATACATCCTTAATGTCGTTGTCGCGGGACGACTTTACGACAAAGAGGCCTTAAGACAATTGCGGGCAAAAGGACTCGAAAGGAAAGAAGGGGAGGATTTAAGTTGTACGGGTATAGATTGTTACAAAATGTCATTTCTTATTATAACTTTTGCAACACTTTTCGCGTGTTTTATCTCCTTTATTTTAGTGGTTCGAACAAGAAAGTTTTACCGTAGCGATATTTACAAGAAGTTTAGGGACGCGGCGGAAGCTGAAACCGCCCGTACCGAGATGGTGGTCGCGCCTACGACCACCAAAGAAGCACTACATGAAAGAAAAGCAGGGGAGGAAGATCATATATAG